The following proteins are encoded in a genomic region of Paenibacillus sp. FSL R7-0273:
- a CDS encoding diguanylate cyclase: MIALDNYQVLETISDQYAKSVYRCGDPLSGDTVILKVLKAEFTSPEAVMRFKQEYRLLKELSARLDGVIKPLKLEEKNGFYVMVLEDIHGRSLKEIMETEIPDTATLLRLAIKIVDILGAVHEQNVIHKDIKPSNIIWNREQDVVQLIDFDLAVKLPKEKQEFQNSGVLEGSIQYISPEQTGRMNRNIDYRSDFYSLGVVLYELMTGSRPYSTQEMLEQIYSIIAKEAVPPHQLTGGRVSSELSGIIMKLMEKSSEERYRSTYGIKADLKKVLAGEAGFVVGAEDRYNVFRIPQKIYGREAELARLTEAFRQSVSGQPQLMLVTGEAGVGKTALVHELHKSISEEKGWFAEGKFDQYNRNIPFSAITEAFRRLISQLLDNPDSEFKQRIAHSLASGLDGNGSLIAGLIPELADWIGIQPEMEPLNPAEETNRFFLTFAKFIEGITLNERPLVLFLDDVQWADYSSLQLVERLLLDHQLRRLFIVCSYRGNEIHEGHPLLTSVAKIEKSREVGVITLQPLTVLDVNQLISDTLFSPRERVDMLAEVIYKRTKGNSFFVSELLKELYRSGYLYFDELQGSWSWQLEQILSLPVNENIVEFLMRKLINLPQEVRNMLMLGAASGSMFDFSLLKLISGEPRGSIARAIASAVDEELIIPSDASYAIFSGYLDENSSEPEPELAISFRFAHDRIQQAFYQMIEESERRQLHLKIGKALLDHLPQDKAEERIVDIAAHMNKGLEFIRTRAEITEVIRLNLRAARKAKAAFGYDSAYALLEAVLPQLPDNAWEDAELPAAGIYRLLAQCGYLTHHIAEADAACAVLLQHTSGKMDRAGIYELQADHYMYLGMMKEAITSGRQGLQEMGIQIPQRVGMASVLKELVKIKAALRGRTADDIFASREMKDPEMLLIMRLLINFIPPAFISGETSLFGLAVLKKVGLTLKHGNSPESAIAFIGYSMLLSGFGDVKGAFEFGRLGIRINDKFNDLQWRGAAHVLYTLFSHAWTEPWDTLQDWFTTSIEASLRTGDLLYLAHSCFYVNLWNPEMDLAANLQESNRMIAMIESTKYKESLATAQLVRQYYRNLLGEMGDSRSFSDDSFDEESMLQDLEQAKYNSGIAIYYIYKMKLLFTYESYGEALVYIDKAYDIIGALSGSAFMEEFSLYTFLNLAYSYPGLRGAARSKARRRMKKELGRVRKWAGHAPGTFRQHEMLMKAEWARISGQDDEAGKYYDLAIEASEQGTFVRYKALANELAAKFYYAKQFNEFAAYLLRQSVYYYSIWGAKAKIQFLKGQYPDIVRKINTKEFLHGRTVSDYTESIDLDSMILASQAISKEIELDNLLEALMQIVIKNAGAQRGCIRMTGSSGLLVEGEYLADEDNISVRVQSRSSFSRLPDSILRQVEESGETLIYNDAFSETQFVNDPYIVEHRPKSMVCMPLINQNKTVAVIYLENNLVTGVFTKERMKIINLLSREMVFSLENASLYSELERSEEKYRELVNNMQDGIFITQNFICKYVNEALAGMLGYEVEEMLEQPFGSFLSPEEREKVMHYYSRRVEGKSAPFEYETRLLHKDQTHEIIVIHKVALINYMDNLAIQGTVKDITQRKQAEEELLRHKEHLEELVAERTKELELNNEELNRYIGMIEQISNTDELTGLYNRRFFNKVFAEEVEKATVSQKYLTYLMIDIDYFKKYNDTYGHYEGDNVLRRAGTMLHELAERADGFAIRLGGEEFGIIVTGFTPVQSREYAETIRRSITDLKIPHAMSPQFGILTVSIGVACVQVGDTGEEDVYKLADDALYQSKAAGRNRVTLFQ; the protein is encoded by the coding sequence ATGATTGCGTTGGACAACTATCAGGTCCTGGAGACCATTTCAGATCAGTATGCGAAATCGGTTTACAGGTGCGGAGATCCTTTATCCGGTGATACGGTTATTTTAAAAGTATTAAAAGCGGAATTCACCAGTCCCGAGGCAGTGATGAGATTCAAGCAGGAGTACAGGCTGCTGAAGGAGCTTAGCGCACGGCTCGATGGCGTAATCAAACCCCTTAAGCTCGAGGAAAAGAACGGTTTTTATGTAATGGTGCTGGAGGATATCCACGGGCGCTCGCTCAAGGAGATTATGGAGACGGAGATTCCGGATACCGCAACACTTCTGAGGCTTGCCATTAAAATAGTAGATATTCTCGGTGCGGTGCATGAGCAGAATGTCATTCACAAGGATATTAAGCCCTCCAATATTATCTGGAACCGGGAGCAGGACGTGGTGCAGCTGATCGATTTTGATCTGGCTGTGAAGCTCCCGAAGGAGAAGCAGGAATTTCAGAACAGCGGGGTGCTTGAGGGCAGCATCCAGTATATATCGCCTGAGCAGACCGGCCGTATGAACCGCAATATCGATTACCGGAGTGATTTTTACTCGCTGGGTGTGGTGCTCTATGAGCTAATGACCGGAAGCAGGCCTTACAGTACGCAGGAGATGCTGGAGCAGATCTACTCCATTATTGCCAAGGAAGCAGTCCCTCCGCATCAGCTGACCGGCGGCAGAGTGTCATCCGAGCTTTCAGGCATCATAATGAAGCTGATGGAGAAGTCCTCCGAAGAGAGATACCGCAGCACCTACGGGATCAAAGCCGATCTGAAAAAGGTGCTTGCCGGAGAAGCGGGCTTTGTGGTTGGTGCGGAAGACCGGTATAATGTGTTCCGGATTCCGCAAAAAATATACGGCCGGGAAGCGGAGCTGGCCAGGCTAACAGAAGCCTTCCGGCAAAGTGTCAGCGGCCAGCCGCAGCTGATGCTGGTTACCGGTGAGGCCGGTGTCGGCAAAACAGCACTGGTGCATGAGCTGCACAAGTCCATCAGCGAGGAAAAGGGCTGGTTCGCCGAAGGGAAGTTTGACCAGTATAACCGCAACATTCCTTTCAGCGCTATCACTGAAGCCTTCCGCCGGCTGATCAGCCAGCTGCTTGATAATCCGGACAGTGAATTTAAGCAGCGGATTGCACACTCCCTGGCCTCAGGATTGGACGGGAACGGCAGCCTGATTGCAGGCCTGATCCCGGAGCTGGCTGACTGGATTGGCATACAGCCTGAGATGGAGCCGCTTAATCCAGCCGAGGAGACGAACCGGTTCTTTCTTACCTTTGCCAAATTTATTGAAGGCATCACCTTAAATGAACGTCCGCTGGTATTGTTCCTGGACGATGTACAGTGGGCAGATTATTCCAGCCTGCAGCTTGTGGAGCGTCTGCTGCTGGATCACCAGCTGCGCAGGCTGTTCATAGTCTGCTCGTACAGGGGGAACGAAATCCATGAAGGGCATCCGCTGTTAACCTCTGTTGCAAAGATCGAAAAAAGCCGGGAGGTAGGGGTGATTACCCTTCAGCCCCTGACTGTACTTGACGTGAATCAGCTTATATCAGATACACTATTCAGTCCGCGTGAGCGTGTGGATATGCTGGCGGAAGTGATTTACAAGCGGACGAAGGGCAATTCGTTTTTTGTCAGTGAACTGCTGAAGGAACTATACCGCAGCGGATATCTGTACTTTGATGAGCTGCAGGGGAGCTGGAGCTGGCAGCTGGAGCAGATTCTAAGCTTGCCGGTAAATGAGAATATTGTTGAGTTTCTGATGAGGAAGTTGATTAATCTGCCTCAGGAGGTCCGTAATATGCTGATGCTGGGTGCGGCTTCGGGCAGCATGTTCGATTTCAGCCTGCTGAAGCTGATCAGCGGAGAGCCGCGGGGCAGCATCGCCCGGGCTATTGCCTCTGCGGTTGATGAGGAGCTGATTATACCGTCAGATGCCAGCTATGCGATATTCTCGGGTTATCTGGACGAGAATTCTTCAGAGCCGGAGCCGGAGCTGGCTATTTCATTCCGTTTTGCCCACGACCGTATTCAACAGGCCTTTTATCAGATGATTGAGGAAAGTGAACGCCGGCAGCTTCATCTTAAAATCGGTAAAGCACTGCTTGATCATCTGCCTCAGGATAAGGCGGAAGAACGGATTGTGGATATTGCCGCCCATATGAACAAGGGGCTGGAATTTATCCGGACCCGGGCTGAAATCACTGAGGTAATCAGGCTTAACCTGCGGGCTGCCCGTAAAGCCAAGGCGGCCTTCGGTTATGATTCCGCCTATGCACTGCTCGAAGCGGTGCTGCCGCAGCTGCCTGATAATGCCTGGGAGGATGCGGAGCTTCCTGCTGCCGGGATTTACAGGCTGCTGGCCCAGTGCGGTTATCTTACACATCATATTGCTGAAGCGGATGCTGCCTGCGCTGTACTGCTGCAGCACACCTCCGGAAAAATGGACCGTGCCGGGATTTATGAGCTGCAGGCTGACCATTATATGTACCTGGGCATGATGAAGGAGGCAATCACCTCCGGAAGACAGGGGCTGCAGGAGATGGGCATACAGATCCCGCAGCGTGTCGGAATGGCCTCCGTACTGAAGGAGCTGGTGAAGATCAAGGCTGCGCTCCGGGGCAGGACAGCCGATGATATCTTCGCCTCCCGTGAGATGAAGGACCCGGAAATGCTGCTGATCATGAGGCTGCTGATTAATTTCATCCCGCCGGCTTTTATCTCAGGTGAGACTTCACTGTTTGGCCTGGCAGTGCTTAAAAAGGTTGGTTTAACGCTGAAGCACGGCAATTCACCTGAATCTGCTATTGCTTTTATCGGCTATTCCATGCTGCTGTCCGGATTCGGCGATGTGAAGGGCGCGTTTGAATTCGGCCGGCTGGGCATCCGGATTAATGACAAGTTCAATGACCTTCAGTGGCGGGGAGCCGCTCATGTATTGTACACCCTGTTCAGCCATGCCTGGACAGAGCCGTGGGACACTCTGCAGGACTGGTTCACAACCTCGATAGAAGCCAGCCTGCGGACTGGGGACCTGCTCTACCTGGCTCATTCCTGCTTCTACGTTAACCTGTGGAATCCGGAGATGGATCTGGCAGCTAACCTCCAGGAAAGCAACCGGATGATTGCCATGATCGAGAGCACCAAATATAAGGAATCGCTGGCAACCGCGCAGCTGGTCCGGCAATACTACCGCAATTTGCTCGGGGAAATGGGTGACAGCCGCTCGTTCAGCGATGATTCCTTTGACGAGGAAAGCATGCTGCAGGATTTGGAGCAGGCTAAATACAACTCCGGTATTGCGATTTATTATATCTACAAAATGAAGCTATTGTTCACCTATGAAAGCTACGGGGAAGCATTAGTCTATATCGACAAGGCCTATGATATTATCGGTGCGCTGTCCGGCTCTGCTTTTATGGAGGAATTTTCGCTCTACACCTTCTTGAATCTGGCCTACAGCTATCCCGGCCTGCGCGGTGCGGCCCGGAGCAAGGCAAGACGGAGGATGAAGAAGGAGCTCGGCAGAGTCCGCAAATGGGCGGGGCATGCTCCGGGCACCTTCAGGCAGCATGAAATGCTGATGAAGGCGGAATGGGCGCGGATCTCAGGACAGGATGATGAAGCCGGGAAGTATTATGACCTGGCAATTGAGGCCAGTGAGCAAGGCACCTTCGTCAGGTATAAGGCTCTGGCCAATGAGCTAGCTGCCAAATTTTATTATGCCAAGCAGTTTAATGAGTTTGCCGCCTATCTGCTCAGACAGTCCGTGTACTACTATTCTATATGGGGCGCCAAGGCCAAGATCCAGTTCCTGAAGGGGCAGTACCCGGACATTGTCCGTAAAATCAATACCAAGGAATTTTTGCATGGGCGGACTGTATCGGATTATACAGAAAGCATTGACCTCGATTCCATGATTCTGGCCTCCCAGGCCATTTCCAAGGAGATTGAGCTGGACAACCTGCTTGAGGCGCTGATGCAGATCGTCATCAAAAATGCCGGGGCACAGCGCGGCTGCATCCGGATGACCGGCAGCTCAGGGCTGCTGGTAGAAGGCGAATATCTGGCAGATGAGGATAACATTTCTGTCAGGGTACAGAGCCGCAGCAGCTTCAGCAGGCTGCCTGACTCCATCCTGCGGCAGGTTGAAGAGAGCGGAGAGACGCTGATCTATAATGACGCTTTTTCGGAGACCCAGTTCGTGAACGATCCTTATATCGTGGAGCACCGGCCAAAGTCAATGGTTTGTATGCCGCTTATCAACCAGAACAAGACAGTTGCTGTCATCTACCTGGAGAATAATCTGGTGACCGGCGTGTTTACGAAGGAACGGATGAAGATCATTAATCTGCTGTCGCGGGAAATGGTGTTCTCCCTGGAGAACGCCAGCCTGTACTCGGAGCTGGAGCGTTCGGAGGAAAAATACCGCGAGCTCGTTAACAACATGCAGGACGGCATTTTTATTACGCAGAACTTCATATGCAAATATGTTAATGAAGCACTGGCCGGAATGCTTGGCTATGAAGTGGAGGAAATGCTGGAACAGCCGTTTGGCAGCTTCCTCAGTCCGGAAGAGCGCGAGAAGGTCATGCATTATTACAGCCGGAGGGTGGAGGGCAAATCCGCGCCCTTTGAGTATGAGACCAGACTGCTGCATAAGGACCAGACCCATGAGATTATCGTTATTCACAAGGTCGCATTGATCAATTACATGGACAATCTGGCTATCCAGGGGACGGTAAAGGATATTACCCAGCGTAAGCAGGCAGAGGAAGAGCTGCTGCGGCACAAGGAGCATCTGGAGGAGCTGGTTGCAGAGCGGACCAAGGAGCTTGAGCTGAACAACGAGGAGCTCAACCGGTACATCGGGATGATTGAGCAGATTTCGAACACGGACGAGCTGACCGGCCTGTATAACCGCAGATTTTTCAATAAAGTGTTTGCAGAGGAAGTTGAGAAGGCGACGGTTTCGCAAAAATATCTGACCTACCTGATGATCGACATCGATTATTTCAAAAAATACAACGATACCTACGGCCATTACGAAGGCGATAACGTGCTCCGCAGAGCAGGCACTATGCTCCATGAGCTTGCGGAACGGGCTGACGGCTTCGCTATCCGGCTTGGCGGTGAAGAGTTTGGCATTATAGTTACCGGCTTCACTCCCGTACAGTCAAGGGAATATGCCGAGACCATCCGCCGGAGTATTACCGATCTGAAGATACCGCACGCAATGAGCCCGCAGTTCGGCATACTGACCGTTTCGATCGGCGTAGCCTGTGTCCAGGTCGGCGATACCGGGGAAGAGGATGTTTACAAGCTTGCTGATGATGCCCTGTACCAGTCCAAGGCCGCAGGGAGGAACCGGGTTACATTGTTCCAATAA
- a CDS encoding small-conductance mechanosensitive channel: MKKGQKTFFLIATFILIFLLPLLGSLAKWKGLPPGYGDFPAQKVEADPGFSLLYFSLACIVALLITLVLVFPRWFGFKPSPQIARPKGDRTGFPVWFWWSLPVLAVSWILMWARLDLFEPAENYTFVPLWWSFILILDGLVYKRTGGNSIISRKPHLMQLLAVVSCFSWFAFEYLNFFVVENWYYPNKDVFSNFGNVFWFSLSYTTVLPAIVEWYHLLGTFKGFKERYSNGPKFNVSRTLLILYFVIGLFLAFGMGYYPYLLFWVLWVALVPMLSAAMALCGYWTPFTPVKNGDWSRIILIALATLCNGFFWEFWNFGSEWFHDSIPTNPNYWKYSVPYLDKLHIFSEMPILGYYGYLFFGVNCWIVWLIAAYVFKFDADLELNGKNR, translated from the coding sequence GTGAAAAAAGGGCAGAAAACATTTTTTTTGATTGCAACATTTATTTTGATTTTTTTGCTGCCGCTGCTTGGCAGTCTGGCCAAGTGGAAGGGCCTGCCTCCCGGTTATGGTGATTTTCCTGCGCAGAAGGTGGAGGCGGATCCCGGATTCAGCCTGCTGTATTTCTCGCTTGCCTGCATCGTTGCACTGCTGATTACACTGGTGCTTGTATTTCCGCGTTGGTTCGGCTTCAAACCCTCTCCGCAGATTGCGCGGCCGAAGGGAGACAGAACCGGTTTTCCGGTGTGGTTCTGGTGGAGCCTTCCGGTGCTTGCGGTCAGCTGGATATTAATGTGGGCGCGGCTGGATCTGTTTGAGCCGGCCGAGAATTATACCTTTGTCCCGCTGTGGTGGTCCTTTATCCTGATTCTGGACGGGCTGGTCTATAAACGGACGGGCGGCAATTCGATCATATCCCGCAAGCCTCATTTAATGCAGCTGCTGGCGGTTGTGTCCTGCTTTAGCTGGTTCGCCTTTGAATATCTGAATTTTTTTGTAGTAGAGAACTGGTATTACCCCAATAAGGATGTCTTCTCCAACTTCGGGAACGTCTTCTGGTTTTCGCTTTCCTATACAACGGTGCTCCCGGCAATAGTCGAATGGTATCACCTGCTGGGTACCTTTAAGGGATTTAAGGAGCGATACAGCAACGGCCCTAAATTTAACGTATCAAGAACACTGTTAATTCTTTATTTTGTAATCGGGTTATTCCTGGCGTTCGGTATGGGTTATTATCCTTATCTGCTGTTCTGGGTGCTGTGGGTTGCTCTTGTGCCGATGCTGTCAGCTGCGATGGCCCTCTGCGGCTACTGGACTCCGTTCACTCCGGTCAAGAATGGTGACTGGTCGCGGATTATCCTCATTGCACTTGCCACCTTGTGCAACGGGTTCTTCTGGGAGTTCTGGAACTTCGGCAGTGAATGGTTCCATGATTCCATTCCTACCAATCCGAATTACTGGAAATATTCCGTCCCTTACCTGGACAAGCTTCATATTTTCTCCGAGATGCCGATTCTTGGCTATTACGGCTATCTTTTCTTTGGTGTGAACTGCTGGATTGTGTGGCTTATTGCTGCTTACGTATTTAAATTTGATGCTGATTTAGAATTGAACGGGAAGAATCGCTAA
- a CDS encoding GNAT family N-acetyltransferase has product MLDIAQLASGEEHGVHSLIRESFDTYISPYYSSEGINEFYRITTPEAIRERLNSGHIIYSASNGGKRAGIVEVRNNNHIVLLFVSSEAKGTGVGKSLLYYVTDKLGREGVRRLTVNSSPNSVGFYKSQGFLPLAGEEEVHGIRFVKMQLLF; this is encoded by the coding sequence ATGCTGGACATTGCTCAGCTTGCTTCCGGTGAAGAGCACGGAGTTCATAGTCTGATCCGGGAATCTTTTGATACCTACATCTCACCATACTATTCATCTGAGGGTATTAACGAGTTTTATAGAATTACGACACCTGAGGCAATCCGGGAACGCTTGAACAGCGGCCATATTATTTATTCAGCCAGCAACGGCGGTAAGCGCGCAGGCATAGTAGAAGTCAGGAATAACAATCACATTGTCCTGCTGTTCGTAAGTAGTGAAGCCAAGGGCACCGGAGTCGGCAAAAGCCTGCTGTATTATGTAACAGATAAGCTGGGACGGGAAGGAGTGCGGCGGCTTACTGTGAATTCATCACCCAACTCAGTCGGCTTCTATAAGTCCCAGGGCTTCCTTCCGCTTGCCGGTGAAGAAGAAGTGCACGGAATCAGGTTTGTAAAAATGCAACTTTTGTTCTAG
- a CDS encoding VOC family protein: protein MSVDVYLNFNGNCREAVEFYAKVFGNSNPQIMTFGEAPPNPDYPLPEAAKALVMHARLDVDGSNVMFSDVFPGMPFTAGNNISLALVTRNEEDVKSWFHQLKEGGSVTMELQETFWSKCYGSLKDKFGIEWQVSLEGTETAGK, encoded by the coding sequence ATGTCAGTTGATGTGTATTTGAATTTCAATGGAAACTGCCGTGAAGCTGTAGAATTCTATGCCAAGGTGTTCGGAAACAGTAATCCGCAGATTATGACCTTTGGTGAAGCGCCGCCGAATCCGGACTATCCGCTCCCGGAAGCAGCCAAAGCACTCGTTATGCATGCCCGCCTGGATGTTGACGGCAGCAATGTGATGTTCTCTGATGTATTTCCCGGCATGCCGTTTACTGCAGGCAATAATATCAGCCTGGCGCTGGTGACACGCAACGAGGAGGATGTGAAATCCTGGTTCCATCAGCTGAAGGAGGGCGGAAGCGTAACTATGGAATTGCAGGAGACCTTCTGGAGTAAATGTTACGGGAGCCTGAAGGATAAATTCGGTATTGAATGGCAGGTTAGCCTAGAAGGCACTGAAACCGCAGGCAAATAA
- a CDS encoding CBS domain-containing protein, which yields MEISAFLLPKDQVAYITSSLSMLEAMEQLEQHYYSAIPIIDHEGKYVGTLAEGDLLWKLKNTAGLSFASMHEVKVSDIQRHVHNESVYIKAQMEDMLTLAADQNFVPVVDGTGVFLGIIRRKDIIEYYTRNITD from the coding sequence ATGGAAATCTCTGCTTTTCTGCTGCCCAAGGATCAGGTCGCTTATATCACTTCATCTCTTTCAATGCTCGAAGCTATGGAGCAACTGGAGCAGCATTATTATTCGGCGATTCCGATTATAGACCATGAGGGGAAATATGTTGGAACGCTGGCTGAAGGGGATCTGCTGTGGAAGCTCAAGAATACAGCAGGACTCAGCTTCGCTAGCATGCATGAGGTTAAGGTCAGCGACATTCAACGGCATGTGCATAATGAGAGTGTCTACATCAAGGCCCAGATGGAGGATATGCTGACGCTTGCTGCAGACCAGAACTTCGTTCCGGTTGTTGATGGCACCGGCGTTTTTCTCGGTATTATCCGCCGCAAGGATATTATTGAATATTACACCCGGAATATAACGGACTAA
- a CDS encoding STAS domain-containing protein gives MKEIIIEMPVIFSVDEAGAFREMLRDYINSGENSFLLDFSTCTFIDSTGLGVIVSLYKKCVENGGTIRLRSLHPNVLKIFELTRLTNVFEIV, from the coding sequence TTGAAGGAAATTATAATTGAAATGCCGGTGATTTTCTCTGTGGATGAAGCAGGGGCTTTCCGTGAAATGCTCAGGGACTACATTAACAGCGGCGAGAATAGCTTTCTGCTGGATTTCAGCACCTGTACCTTCATTGACAGCACCGGTCTGGGCGTAATTGTCAGCTTGTACAAGAAATGCGTAGAGAACGGGGGCACGATCCGCTTGCGTTCCCTTCATCCGAATGTGCTGAAGATTTTTGAGCTGACCCGGCTGACGAATGTGTTTGAAATAGTGTAA